The following proteins are encoded in a genomic region of Acipenser ruthenus chromosome 4, fAciRut3.2 maternal haplotype, whole genome shotgun sequence:
- the LOC131737017 gene encoding little elongation complex subunit 1-like, which yields MSFQNLNEYVAAVLALKQKIIDTEESSTLHHQLDELLLKCTPLEKQIEEIEAMKSELEEKRAKSSIKMYQQTYLEIESLKQENNETEAVNKKLEAQVKKLEETTTKQSQEIKQLKTEKNTLEKDLKRTEISSLVVKSIK from the exons ATGTCATTTCAGAATTTAAACGAATATGTAGCTGCAGTACTAGCACTGAAGCAAAAGATAATTGACACAGA gGAGTCCAGCACACTCCATCATCAACTGGATGAACTTCTCTTGAAATGTACTCCACTTGAGAAACAAATTGAGGAAATAGAGGCCATGAAATCTGAGCTGGAAGAAAAAAGG gctAAGAGCTCCATAAAGATGTACCAACAGACATATCTGGAAATTGAAAGCCTAAAACAGGAGAATAATGAAACTGAGGCTGT GAATAAGAAGCTTGAAGCGCAAGTGAAAAAGCTTGAAG AAACAACAACCAAGCAGAGCCAAGAGATCAAACAGTTAAAAACTGAGAAAAATACATTGGAGAAAGATTTGAAGAGGACAGAAATAAGCTCTTTAGTTGTCAAATCAATCAAATAA
- the LOC117400165 gene encoding little elongation complex subunit 1-like has protein sequence MQAVTRQRAKGQVLKCLSAYLGWEKNPPCDVAKLVTGTLVSLKTGVCMKFQPHDKCGEDLCPVVWEHIFATLLLCSQLQWKWTHDHLICKELWPIMNKWVFMADITVAAVLRLIGHLGQLGLKKRYVDSVKNVATVINMFGRHANAEDVPWGVQLATVYAICDLAPSNPKEAMESLTAWRSETTRTVPPAVTSCITQMGSMCRQIS, from the exons ATGCAGGCTGTAACCAGGCAACGAGCTAAAGGACAAGTTCTGAAGTGTCTCAGTGCCTATCTGGGCTGGGAGAAG AACCCTCCCTGTGATGTAGCAAAGTTGGTTACTGGTACACTTGTTTCTCTAAAAACAGGCGTCTGTATGAAATTCCAGCCTCATGACAAATGTGGAGAGGACCTGTGCCCTGTTGTGTGGGAGCATATTTTTGCAACATTACTTTTGTGTTCCCAGCTTCAGTGGAAGTGGACACATGACCATTTAATATG caAGGAGCTTTGGCCAATAATGAACAAATGGGTTTTTATGGCAGATATTACAGTAGCCGCTGTCCTGCGGCTGATAG ggcATCTAGGACAGCTGGGACTGAAGAAAAGATATGTTGATTCTGTGAAAAATGTTGCAACAGTCATCAACATGTTTGGCAGACATGCTAATGCAGAAG ATGTTCCCTGGGGTGTACAGTTGGCAACAGTGTACGCTATTTGTGATCTGGCACCAAGCAATCCAAAGGAAGCCATGGAATCACTCACAGCTTGGAGATCGGAAACCACCAGAACTGTCCCCCCTGCAGTTACCAGCTGTATAACACAAATGGGCTCCATGTGCCGTCAAATAAGTTGA